The sequence gtatgaacctgagaaacatatagaaaactgtcaacgaaaaacgctggtgaaatcataggtgtttgtaataaacgttgtttttgaaccacaagatttagtattcccataacgttgattatcaaaatcgtttgcattccaaaagtattgttcgcgagcacctaattatcaagacttaacgtatccttccatagaaccccatcacaatagtgttagaacatacactgtttctcaaaaatttatttcatccgtagacggtagcgaaccgtccgaaatgagggtttgtcaaacccgtatggccacacaatataagttctcgcttacaccctgcaagtgtaactaatgataatcgaattgaggatttttgttctaactcgctatggaatgtttgtttcatcgtacttgtattcaaagtataaaagtaagtagtacaaaatgtaacaaagtatatgtttctcagcccacaatttaaaagtataaaaggttgttgaaaaggtgggactatgatctcacctcgagtgcacgggtataaaagtacttcgcaaagtaaacgtatgcatgaaagttgcttagccttgacctaaacaagtaagttgtatcaattaacctgtTACGACactaggtcgggtgaaatgtgttcaattagtcctatggctcgttacgactcgaatagtatagcatgtgaatcacgttgtcaagtttcatgcaagaatcaagtataaaagaagattagaacgattgcataaacgtttagtTAAGTTTAACTaagagtcaaactcggtcaagtcaaagccaacacgttcgggtcgggtcccgaactatttttctgaggttattattcatatataagcatgttagaacaagttacatgtgaatcggaggtgcgtagcatagcaaacatttttcgaaatttgacaaagtaggtcagaagccaaacacggcaaatgccgtgccgcggcccctggtgtcgcgccgcgccaataggcgtggcctggtgcctggtctgtttcaaaagttcaagtctcaaccaaacttcaatttagcacaaatcacaaaccgtaaacacttagaacacgtatcttatatcgttggaaaggtattttgacgaggaacacaactaaccacttttcatcaatcaaaaacatcaattgcaataaccgaaatctcgtcaaatgatcattaaaggtttattttcaaagtttcaagttcacaaaacgcattttaagattcgggaatccaattcacacatatgatatgccgttttgaaggtaatgaaacatacattacaactaaacacttactaataacaattcatggcattcaaaacatcgaaagttcgttttaagtttaccaaaccctaaccaaaattcacaaaaatcaatactcatgtgtttgaagttttcttaatcaacctacacatcaaaatgaagctagtgatactagtaacacaattaaaacatgaactttaacaatttaacaacattaactcatccaaaatcaaagattaagcacacccattttcaagttcatgctagttactccaaaacaacaaatcgagcaaacaaaacatatattcatgttatacttgagccatagacactaactaacaccatttcaagtatataaagcgaatttagagaaatctagtgttttagaaatgttacccaaatgtgatgaaattggtaccaaaatgtagaggatgaagagaggatcacgaatatgtaatttgttttgatgtttgattgcttgaattgaaatagatgatgaattagtggattgggtgtttgagttccaaaaatggaagtagagagaaaagagagaaggaaatgtgggattgaatgagtgatgttagtggtgggttgactagttgacctagtcaactagtttgcccacttggcgccaatagtccctcgagtttaaaagcgggtgcgggaattaacaaaacgagtattttaaaaacgctcgagtaaactagtgatgttataattaaataacaggaatattaagaacgttagtcaacggaaaaaaaatacgattttaaataacgaaaggtattattttaaataaataaaaaagacggtgttaaaatgaatttaacggaaaaacgcgggatgttataaTTGGGAACAATATCTGTTTCATCGATGGTTTGTATTTTATACATATCACAAAGCTCTAAAATACTTCAACAATAAAACAATGTCACTGGTTCAAGCATTTGAAAGATTAGTATGCTGAAAATGAAGATTATAAGACATATGAGAAGGTAAAATAGTACCTCTCATGCTATAAACTGAAGGgtacttaatttttttttaatttttttttagagGCTTACCATGGCTACCACATTGTTTTTTAGTTGATATGCTTAGTTTTAGTTGTGATTATATAATAGTCCCCATTACAGTCTACCTCATTGTTTTTTAGTTGATATGCTTAGTTTTAGTTGATTATATACACCCAATTGCATGTATCAACTAAAACAATGCAGTTTGTGCACATGTAAGCACATTTAGGATCCTGTATTACTACCAGAGATGAGACACAAAAACATGTGAAAAAAACTGCAAAGCGCATTCCTTCAAAGTATACAGATATATGCGCAAGTCAAAACCTTATTCTGAAATTTAAAAGCAATGTAATAGTTCTATATACTCAGCTCTCTAAAATGTCACTAGAAATATATTCATACTAATAAaaagagttgtaatcacttgcatccataaatttgcttgaaaacaaagggatcaatgagaacgcgacatgtggcgcgaaaatcacatgtgattgaaaaaaaaaatcgaaattttttttttcgaaatttttttttccgaaaatttttttcgaaattttttttttttcaaatttttttttttaaaaatcatatgtgattatacatgtcaatcacatgtgattgtaaacccaatcacatgtgattatgcaggacaaattcaatcacatgtgattgtacaattcaataacatgtgattgtgtaggtaaatcacatgtgattgtaaaaaaaattaaaaaaaaatttttttataaattttgaaaaaaaattaaaaaaaaaattttcaaaaaaaaatttttgaatttttttttcaatcacatgtgattttcgcgacacatgtcgcgctctcattggttccttggatctcaacttaatttatggactcaaatgaatattactCATAAAACATAAaacaatacatatattataaagttTAAATGAAGAAACAACTAGCCAGCTCGAACTTTTAACTAATGAATACGAAGAACACTAACACAAGCAGCATTAGTTAAATGCAGAGTGCATTGTTTCATTTATCATTAGCCATTAACCAAAGACTAACTGAACGCATCTCTCTTAGGTAGAGAGCGCGCACCTATTACAAATACAAGTTATCAAAAGTTGGATATACAAATCACCAACTATAACCTTTCACAAGTACTACATATATTACTATATACTATATGCACAATAACTAAGTGGCTTATTTGTTCATAAAGAGGATGAACACATATCCCCAAATCCACTTATCAGACAAACACAAATAAACAAACAACCAACTTTGTAATGCAGTAGAAACACAGAGCTCCAATCCCTGGTTCCAAGTTACCATCTTTAACAATATTACGTAAATTACGCAAACGCAAGATTCAAGAACAACAAGTAGGACAACGAATCAAACCGTTTTCATTGCAATCAGGACACCTTTTTAgcaaatcttcatcttcatcatacacTTTCTTACTACCATTACAATTCGCACACGGAATAAATCTAACATCACCACAAGCATCACAAACTTGCCACGCATTTGTCGATCGAACCGGAAGCTCTTTAAGCATTTTCCCTAATTGACCAGTTTCATGAAGCTGCTTGATTACGTCAGCACCACCAACATATTTCCCTTTAATGAAAACTTGAGGCAAACTAAATTGAGTATTCCCACCTAATACAGTTAACAACTCCTTTTTGTAATTTGAATCCATGGATATATCACGTTCATCAATAACAACACGAAAGAACTTTAAAATCATCCGTACGGAATAACAATCTTCATAAGTTCTTCGAATTCCGCGTAAACTGGTAAAGTAAACAACAACACGATCTTCTGTTCCAGGTAATCGAATTGAATTCGATGAATCCGATTCTTTAAAATTCGATTTGGTACGATTTAACTCTTCGATTGAATTCGATTTTCCGGTGTTCAATTTCGAATCATTCGATGAGAGTTTCGAAGCTCTACGTGATTCAAACAAGTtgcatatacttctaactttccctTTGATCGAACCGAGTGATGAATCGGGGACTTTTTTGACGGATTCAGAGCGTTGAAATGAAGAATTAAGGTAGGGTTTGGGTTTAACTGAAAAATCGGTGGAAATTGAAGTAATCGTGTAAGAGCGGTTGTAAATTGAAGATGATTTTTGGTCATCGGAACCAATCATTTTTACAAATTAGTAATCAATTGAATTTAATTTTATTTTAGggttgaaattagggttttgaggtAAGAACAGATTTGGGTGTGTTTTTGGGTTGTACAAATTGGGTGAAAGGTAGGTGAATTCTGGGTTAGGAATTAGAGGATGCTTGGAATTTAGATGGATAAATGGCGTGTATTCAAAGGAATTATAGAGATGCCGCGGAGCTTTTTGAAGAGGTGTACGGTAATTGGTTGGGAAAGTCTATGTTGATatgtttttggattttttttttttttttcttttcttatgtTTTTGCCTTTTGGCTAATTTTTAAATGAGAgatattctcacacacacttttttgatcctcacacatttattttaaccttttactcttctaataatactcaattggtgtgtgaggatcaaaaaatttttttgatcctcacacacctattttaaccttttactcttctaataatactcaattggtgtgtgaggatcaaaaaagtttgtgtgagaatcatctccctttttaaatactcgtcccattttatattgttattattattaaacaaaaaacAATTTCTTTAAAAAACAACGTAATCATTACTAGTTTCACTATAATCAAGATCGTGATCATGTTCATGATTACGTTCCTCTTAATAATCAACTAATTGTGTGGTTAAATATGGTTTCATTCCCCTTTATCTATTATACTAAAACTAATGCGGCGTCAGAAGGGGTGCGTCAGACGAGTTGACATCAGGTGACGCCCCTGACGCCTATATCGGGGCGTCAGTTTTTTACGCCGAGGGGCGTCAGTCCCTTTTTTGACTGAAAAAACGGGGCTTCAAAGGGTGGCGTGCAGCATATGATTGGTTGGGGTAATATATCCGTTATCCAACGGATATATACCcgttttttgtatttttttaaaaaaaaaattcaatttttactCCTATTTAAACCCCAACAATCCTATCATTTTTCACACAATTCATTTTTCACACAATTCATTTTACTCTATTTCTTTCTAccttttttttttacaaaagtttATTAGTTTATAAATGGGTTCGAGGTTACGGGGTCTAATTCCGACTCCGAAGATTTGCGGATTGTTCAATTAATTCAAGAAATAGAAGATGATGATTCCGAAGTCGAATCGGCACCATCTATTCCGAGAGTTAGAGATTACATTCCTAGAGAACGGGAGGTTGCTGCACAACGTTTGTGGGATGATTATTTTAGTGAGACGCTAAAATATCCACAAAGAAAATTTAAACGCCGTTTTCGCATGCGAATACAATTATTTCTCCGGATAGTGCAAGGTATAACTACTTTCCAAAGGGAATACAAGCGATCTCCGAATGCACACGATGTTGCTAGATTATATAGTGCACACGAGGAGAGACATGGGTTTAGGGGTATGCTCGGGAGTATAGATTGTATGCACTAGGAGTGGAGGAATTGTCCTGTTGCTTTAAAAGGACAATACACTAGGGGTGATCACAAGAAACCGACCCTTATGCTTGAAGTTGTTGCTTCATATGACTTGTGGATTTGGCATGCTTTTTTTGGGATGGCGGGTTCCAACAATGATATTAACGTTTTGAACCAATCACCTATGTTGGTTAAGACTCAAagcataatattcaaaagttaatcactttgttttgatgatgacacacaagaacTAAGTAGTTAaatcatatgtaggacgacatgagttcatgagcctaaaatatctctagcaaaagaccaatacttaAGAAATCATCTTGGGAAAAATGCTACACGGCTGCACCACGGTCAACCGTGACATCAACCGTGTGTGTCCTGCATTTACGAGTTTAAGCTTTTCTAAAACTGCAAACCCACAGCTGACCTCACGGACAACCGCagcccgaccgcagttttctcttttaccaatcttgaccaaataaagtttgactagttcccggcatctataatttacaaaaccttttttaacatgcttataatagttgccctctttgatctaaaaagagttttgaaccaaaagatgttaattttcactaatcacacctaatgacttcttaatgacactttaagcttgatttaggctaaaacactcaagtgtCATATCTCTTTACCCCAATACATAGTATCatctaaacatactaataatggtcattaaagtcccaactaAAAAGTTGCTCTCCCATTAAttctatgtatcattatttgtatgaaaatgtaattagttcaagatGTGACAAGAATCATCATATAcaaactagttcatttaagttgtaacaatgttctaaagGGCAAGAAACTCCCATAAGCTAAATGACAAGTGATTAAGAAAGGTAGATGAAGATTTTGGAAgttaatggtttgtcaagagacaaaaatctgcaattacctcttttagtaatcaatgacaaatggtcaaagattgaagactttcttctttagaGGACATGTCAACCTCCAAGCTTATGTTcaaaacataaagggtaatgatgataatttcagaagtaattggccactagttgcagctattcaacaagggaaatTGACAaatttcaaaggacaaaaacggccttaagaatcagatgtcaggggtacacggtcgaaccacgatcgaccgtgcagtgagccgtatgactttcagacagatttctctttcctataaaagtcaagccttgaagcatttgaagacacacctcttgcactcatattttctcatacttactgatatcattcttatacttaatttgtaatcttttagagtgattctagcaagagtacttgtaagcttaaagttgtaagtttacttgtaaactatcttcttaaagggatctagaggatagttgtgttttcactaggataagttcattaggatcttgtggtaagagctatagtgGTTTGTGAAGTCTTtaaagggacgtaagagttcacaaggtgcggcttatcgaagtactagtgttgtatccggacactccaccgagtttggagtatcatagtgaagaaaaatctcaattcgtagaattgaggagtggattaaggaagattagttaacatctttccgaaccactataaatctttgtgtttgtcgttctctcttcccttatcttttattTACAATTTAACATACATTTGTATTGCTAGCATTgttagagaacaaacatttcaaatcacactatatcaagttcaagttcaacaaaacgctaaagaaaatttttaaaaatcgactaagtaactattcaccccccccccccctctagttacttacaattggtatcagagcggttgctctaaacgttttgtcaaaaattactaattcgaaattaaaattaatttttgcaaatcttagagtttaagatcatggaacaaaaatttgagaacttgaactatagtgaaggatgttccatgcaaagacctccacttcttgaaagtgaaggattttGCTATTGGAAGCATCGATTTGAAACGTATGTCCGTTCCAAAGATATAGACTATTGGAACATTATTACTAAAGGTGATCATGCTCCATTCAAGCTTAGTGATGAtaagaaaactaaaatatatatacccGAAGAAGAATGGACCAAGGAACATAAAATAGAAGTAGGCAAAAACTATGAGGctaaaatgaccatttttaatgcattgcctaggaaagaatatgagagggtgtttatgatgggtagtgctaaggaaatttgggatagtatcatggttactcatcttggaaacccacaagtcatagaaaataaagtagaattgcttataactaaatatgaacaatttgctattgaagattatgaaaaaatagatagtgcctacactagatttaacaatatttgttcaagtttgaaagctcaAGGTACAACTTACACGGATAAGCAATATGTTCGTAAGTTCTTAAGGgctctaccatcaagatggagaccaaaGGTGACGGCAATTGACGAATCAAAGAATACAGAAAAGCtaactctagatgaactcattggaaatctcaaagtacatAAGGTCATCCTAGATAAAGATGATGAGTTAGAAAAGGCCAAGAGAGAAAAGAACAAGTCAATCGCTCTAATGGCTAAGATTCATGGTGAATATGacattgatgatgacgatgatgatattctCAATGATGTTGAGCAACTCGCATTTATTGTTCGCTCATTC comes from Rutidosis leptorrhynchoides isolate AG116_Rl617_1_P2 chromosome 4, CSIRO_AGI_Rlap_v1, whole genome shotgun sequence and encodes:
- the LOC139843883 gene encoding uncharacterized protein At5g39865: MIGSDDQKSSSIYNRSYTITSISTDFSVKPKPYLNSSFQRSESVKKVPDSSLGSIKGKVRSICNLFESRRASKLSSNDSKLNTGKSNSIEELNRTKSNFKESDSSNSIRLPGTEDRVVVYFTSLRGIRRTYEDCYSVRMILKFFRVVIDERDISMDSNYKKELLTVLGGNTQFSLPQVFIKGKYVGGADVIKQLHETGQLGKMLKELPVRSTNAWQVCDACGDVRFIPCANCNGSKKVYDEDEDLLKRCPDCNENGLIRCPTCCS